A genomic window from Synechococcus sp. CBW1107 includes:
- a CDS encoding glycine zipper 2TM domain-containing protein yields the protein MTVLIQRLPLLLAAGVCGLAAAMPAAVSAQEAYYGGYQGYQLPSDRYPVSRGYVVTPVRNWPPAPYQDYSSQVPSGSNPYGQPAPTTWEEAQALQQRCSIGRLVGGVIGGGIGYAASRDDGRTWAVPLGALLGSQVGCNAGQGRGPLPW from the coding sequence ATGACCGTCCTCATTCAGCGTCTTCCCCTGCTGCTCGCTGCCGGGGTCTGTGGCCTCGCCGCCGCGATGCCGGCCGCCGTCTCCGCCCAGGAGGCCTACTACGGGGGCTATCAGGGCTACCAGCTGCCTTCGGATCGCTACCCGGTGTCCCGCGGTTATGTCGTGACTCCGGTCCGCAACTGGCCACCCGCTCCCTATCAGGACTACAGCAGCCAGGTCCCCAGCGGCAGCAATCCCTACGGCCAGCCGGCGCCCACCACCTGGGAGGAGGCCCAGGCCCTCCAGCAGCGCTGCTCGATCGGCCGGCTCGTGGGCGGCGTGATCGGCGGCGGCATCGGCTACGCCGCCTCCCGCGATGACGGCCGCACCTGGGCGGTCCCCCTGGGGGCCCTGCTCGGATCCCAGGTGGGCTGCAACGCCGGTCAGGGTCGAGGCCCCCTGCCCTGGTGA
- a CDS encoding acylphosphatase, with translation MSGRVQGVGYRQACCQRAQALGLGGWVRNREDGRVELEAEGCSQKLEQLRIWCESGPATAQVSSVSESVIPLGGHDWFEVRR, from the coding sequence GTGAGTGGCCGCGTGCAGGGGGTGGGCTACCGGCAGGCCTGCTGTCAGCGGGCCCAGGCCCTCGGACTGGGGGGATGGGTGAGGAACCGCGAGGACGGCCGGGTGGAGCTGGAGGCGGAAGGATGCAGCCAGAAACTCGAGCAGCTCAGGATCTGGTGCGAATCGGGCCCTGCGACCGCCCAGGTGAGCAGCGTCAGCGAGAGCGTCATTCCTCTCGGGGGTCACGACTGGTTCGAGGTGCGCCGCTGA
- a CDS encoding AAA family ATPase produces the protein MAASGLSDSAPGGPPELTPSQSRAVDTFTAWLARPVRDEPFVLSGYAGTGKTFLSMVFLAAAEARGLCWTAVAPTHKAVGVLRGALELAGLRPTWHPSTLHRLLRLKLRRLAGREVCEETDQTALALEHLGLVLIDEASMVDPSLLRFSLQGAHPYGTRLVFVGDPAQLPPVGEALSPVFALQRSCRADLTEVVRHQGPVLRLATALRQEQFPCRLPPVGPHRRTPQGTVAVLERGAWLAAAQAALRRAAASDDPDQVRLLCYTNRSLERLVPLARRAIHGAMADQLPVLPGEVLLSRMAVMAPACRQGAEGGEEPDMVLASNRELLVRDVTPERCDLADYGVAESPVIDTQLVEVAFGETPLSLRLLPPVGTAARAQLEAVLASLRRQAREAGQDQGRALWRRYFLVRDAFASLGPAAVLTVHRSQGSGFGEVFIDADVFWPSDLRLRRQLVYVAVTRARQGVWLAGGPGGAADRRFWQEALEEPLAEEPGPPSRR, from the coding sequence TTGGCTGCCTCTGGCCTGAGCGACAGCGCGCCCGGCGGCCCCCCGGAGCTCACCCCGTCCCAGAGCCGTGCGGTGGACACCTTCACGGCATGGCTGGCGCGACCCGTCAGGGATGAGCCCTTCGTGCTCAGCGGCTATGCCGGCACAGGCAAGACGTTCCTGTCGATGGTCTTCCTGGCCGCGGCCGAAGCCAGGGGGCTCTGCTGGACCGCGGTGGCCCCGACCCACAAGGCCGTCGGAGTTCTGCGGGGCGCTCTGGAGCTGGCGGGTCTGCGCCCCACCTGGCACCCCTCCACCCTGCATCGGCTTCTGCGCCTGAAGCTGCGCCGCTTGGCGGGGCGGGAGGTCTGCGAAGAAACCGATCAGACCGCGCTGGCCCTGGAGCACCTCGGGCTGGTGCTGATCGACGAGGCCTCGATGGTGGATCCCAGTCTGCTGCGCTTCAGCCTGCAGGGGGCCCACCCCTACGGCACCCGGCTGGTGTTCGTTGGCGATCCGGCCCAGCTGCCGCCGGTGGGGGAAGCGCTCAGCCCGGTGTTCGCGCTGCAGCGCTCCTGCCGCGCCGATCTCACTGAGGTGGTTCGCCACCAGGGCCCCGTGCTGCGCCTGGCCACCGCCCTGCGCCAGGAGCAGTTTCCCTGCCGTCTGCCCCCGGTGGGGCCCCACCGCCGGACGCCCCAGGGGACTGTGGCTGTGCTGGAGCGCGGCGCCTGGCTGGCGGCCGCCCAGGCAGCCCTGCGCCGGGCCGCCGCCAGCGACGATCCCGACCAGGTCAGGCTCCTCTGCTACACCAACCGTTCGCTGGAGCGGCTGGTGCCCCTGGCCCGCCGCGCCATCCACGGCGCCATGGCCGACCAGTTGCCGGTGCTGCCCGGTGAAGTCCTGCTCAGCCGCATGGCGGTGATGGCGCCGGCCTGTCGCCAGGGAGCCGAGGGGGGCGAGGAACCGGACATGGTGCTGGCCTCGAACCGGGAGCTGCTGGTCCGGGATGTGACCCCGGAGCGCTGTGATCTGGCCGATTACGGCGTCGCGGAGTCCCCGGTGATCGACACCCAGCTGGTGGAGGTGGCCTTCGGTGAGACACCGTTGAGCCTGCGTCTGCTGCCGCCGGTCGGAACCGCCGCCCGGGCACAGCTGGAGGCCGTGCTCGCCTCCCTGAGGCGCCAGGCCCGCGAGGCGGGGCAGGATCAGGGCCGCGCCCTCTGGCGCCGATACTTCCTGGTGAGAGACGCCTTCGCCTCCCTGGGCCCCGCCGCGGTGCTCACGGTGCACCGCTCCCAGGGGAGCGGGTTCGGGGAGGTGTTCATCGATGCCGATGTCTTCTGGCCCTCCGATCTGCGCCTGCGCCGGCAGCTGGTTTACGTGGCCGTGACCCGCGCGCGGCAGGGGGTCTGGCTGGCCGGCGGCCCTGGAGGCGCGGCGGATCGCCGCTTCTGGCAGGAGGCTCTGGAGGAGCCCCTGGCCGAGGAGCCCGGACCCCCCTCGCGCCGCTAG
- a CDS encoding glucose-6-phosphate dehydrogenase assembly protein OpcA, whose translation MSPQLTLQAPVALPPPELTDYLEKLWSQDLESSSGASTFTLLVWQPAWVEQHLVRTGRLDGPVTGVVRSELLEAARAAVPECGLPLSISPLSPKLAWALGQQSGDHAIEDLRGQHIDAAISAYQPRRLITLAPTLAHGQPLETLVAAYCPLPGEGSTAAACGDVVVLRGDFGALQQGLQLLQPLVPADLPCWVWWNGSLDEAPELLDALSEPGRRLVIDTAMGTPRRCLDLLESRVASGQPVNDLNWLRQRAWRESLAMVFDPPNRRDALNHVVQLDIDVEGTHPVQGLLLAAWLADRLGWHWVESHTEGEEIHAEFERTDGVTVHVHLSPVPVGVPGSHPGSVVGLRLICEPPARQALCVILCSESGGCMRLEAGGMARMELAEEVVPMRHATDEWEMARLLGGGHDSTNPLLAAAAPLAAKLLPHG comes from the coding sequence ATGTCTCCCCAGCTCACGCTTCAGGCCCCCGTGGCGCTGCCACCACCGGAACTCACCGACTATCTGGAAAAGCTCTGGAGCCAGGACCTGGAGTCCTCCAGCGGCGCCTCCACCTTCACCCTGCTGGTGTGGCAACCGGCCTGGGTGGAACAGCATCTCGTGCGCACCGGCCGCCTCGATGGCCCCGTCACCGGTGTGGTCCGCAGCGAACTCCTGGAGGCCGCCCGCGCCGCCGTCCCCGAATGCGGGCTGCCCCTGAGCATCTCTCCTCTCTCTCCAAAGCTGGCCTGGGCCCTGGGCCAGCAGAGCGGCGACCACGCCATCGAAGATCTGCGCGGCCAGCACATCGACGCGGCCATCAGCGCCTACCAGCCACGCCGCCTGATCACCCTCGCCCCCACCCTCGCCCACGGCCAGCCCCTGGAAACCCTGGTGGCGGCGTACTGCCCGCTGCCGGGAGAAGGCAGCACAGCCGCCGCCTGCGGTGATGTGGTGGTGCTCCGGGGTGACTTCGGTGCCCTGCAGCAGGGCCTGCAACTGCTCCAGCCGCTGGTGCCGGCTGATCTGCCCTGCTGGGTGTGGTGGAACGGATCCCTCGATGAGGCCCCCGAACTGCTCGACGCCCTGAGCGAACCCGGCCGCCGCCTGGTGATCGACACCGCCATGGGCACCCCGCGCCGCTGCCTCGACCTGCTGGAGTCCCGCGTGGCCAGCGGTCAGCCCGTCAACGACCTCAACTGGCTGCGGCAACGGGCCTGGCGCGAATCGCTGGCCATGGTCTTCGACCCCCCCAACCGGCGCGACGCGCTTAATCACGTGGTTCAGCTCGACATCGACGTGGAGGGCACCCATCCGGTTCAGGGTCTGCTGCTGGCGGCCTGGCTGGCCGACCGGCTCGGCTGGCACTGGGTCGAGAGCCACACCGAAGGCGAGGAGATCCACGCGGAATTCGAACGCACCGATGGTGTGACGGTCCATGTCCACCTCAGCCCCGTGCCGGTGGGAGTCCCCGGCAGCCACCCGGGCAGCGTGGTGGGCCTGCGTCTGATCTGCGAGCCGCCCGCTCGCCAGGCCCTCTGCGTGATTCTCTGCTCGGAATCCGGGGGCTGCATGCGCCTGGAAGCGGGGGGCATGGCCCGGATGGAGCTGGCGGAGGAAGTGGTGCCGATGCGCCACGCCACCGACGAGTGGGAGATGGCCCGTCTGCTGGGCGGTGGCCACGACTCCACCAATCCCCTGCTGGCCGCCGCGGCCCCCCTGGCTGCCAAGCTGCTGCCGCACGGATGA
- a CDS encoding cobyrinate a,c-diamide synthase: MACLIAAPCSGSGKTLLSLALTALLRRGGASVQVFKVGPDYLDPQLLGRVSGRPCRNLDRLLCGEDWLERAYHWWGSQADHCLVEGVMGLFDGRGPSAEGSSAEVATLLGLPVVLVVEASRQAGSLAALVRGFRDHQPGLELAGVVLNGVSTERHRALLSEALDSITMPLLGVLPRHPDLSLPSRHLGLLPPDELQDFQARSEEWAALAERNLDLDCLLPLLRPPPPLASGEGRALDPIRWCLERSARTAADLDCGGGSTELPVAIASDAAFHFRYPEAAELLTALGMTPLPWQPLADQPLPRGCRGVILPGGYPELHAAELAASQRSQGDLRRAAAAGLPIYAECGGLLLLGRTLEDPQGEAHAMAGLLPFSARRGSLQLGYRQASPLGDGLVTRRGEALVGHEFHRWELNDTVVDGSEPLWQLEGWGWAPRLEGWTTPTLHASWLHLHWAGCSAICRRLRDAAAQATPFPEGAEALEGAAVVAPPWSGGA, encoded by the coding sequence ATGGCCTGTCTGATCGCGGCACCCTGCAGCGGCAGCGGCAAGACCCTGCTCAGCCTCGCGCTCACGGCCCTGCTGCGTCGTGGCGGGGCCAGTGTTCAGGTCTTCAAGGTGGGGCCCGATTACCTCGACCCGCAGCTGCTCGGACGGGTGAGCGGGCGACCCTGCCGCAATCTCGACCGCCTGCTCTGCGGCGAGGACTGGCTGGAGCGGGCCTACCACTGGTGGGGCAGCCAGGCCGACCACTGCCTGGTGGAGGGAGTGATGGGCCTCTTCGATGGCCGGGGGCCGAGCGCCGAGGGCAGCTCGGCCGAAGTGGCCACCCTGCTGGGGCTGCCGGTGGTGCTGGTGGTGGAGGCCAGCCGGCAGGCAGGCTCCCTGGCGGCCCTGGTTCGGGGCTTCCGCGATCACCAGCCGGGACTGGAGCTGGCCGGGGTGGTGCTCAACGGCGTGAGCACCGAACGTCACCGGGCCCTGCTGAGCGAGGCCCTCGACTCGATCACCATGCCTCTGCTGGGTGTCCTGCCCCGCCATCCCGATCTGAGCCTGCCCTCCCGCCATCTCGGCCTGCTGCCTCCCGATGAGTTGCAGGATTTCCAGGCCAGAAGCGAGGAATGGGCCGCCCTGGCAGAGCGCAACCTGGATCTGGACTGCCTGCTCCCCCTGCTGAGGCCGCCGCCGCCCCTGGCGAGCGGCGAGGGCAGGGCCCTCGATCCGATCCGCTGGTGCCTGGAGCGATCCGCCCGTACAGCGGCCGACCTGGACTGCGGCGGTGGCAGCACAGAGCTGCCGGTCGCGATCGCCAGCGACGCCGCCTTCCACTTCCGCTACCCGGAGGCCGCGGAGCTGCTGACGGCGCTTGGGATGACTCCTCTGCCCTGGCAACCCCTGGCCGATCAACCCCTGCCACGGGGCTGCCGGGGGGTGATCCTGCCGGGGGGCTACCCGGAGCTGCATGCCGCCGAGCTGGCGGCCAGTCAGCGCAGCCAGGGCGACCTGAGACGCGCGGCCGCCGCCGGCCTGCCGATCTACGCCGAGTGCGGCGGACTGCTGCTGCTCGGCCGGACGCTGGAGGATCCCCAGGGTGAAGCCCATGCCATGGCCGGTCTGCTGCCGTTCAGCGCCCGGCGCGGCTCATTGCAACTGGGGTACCGCCAGGCCAGCCCCCTCGGAGACGGGCTTGTGACACGCCGGGGTGAGGCGCTCGTCGGCCATGAATTTCACCGCTGGGAACTGAACGACACAGTCGTGGACGGGAGCGAACCGCTGTGGCAGCTTGAAGGCTGGGGTTGGGCACCGAGGCTGGAAGGATGGACGACGCCGACACTGCACGCAAGCTGGCTGCACCTCCACTGGGCTGGATGTTCGGCGATCTGCCGGCGCCTGCGCGACGCGGCCGCCCAGGCGACTCCCTTCCCCGAGGGAGCGGAGGCCCTCGAGGGCGCAGCGGTGGTGGCGCCTCCGTGGAGCGGTGGCGCCTGA
- the zwf gene encoding glucose-6-phosphate dehydrogenase: MTVTLTNPLRVGLRQERVVSPQCLVIFGASGDLTHRKLVPALFELFRQRRLPTEFAVLGCARRPWSDEDFRGHMAEALGEVVHEHRSAWDQFASGLFYEPVDLQQPDHLVRLAQRLEVIDRHRATRNNRTFYLSVSPNFYGSGCRALAAAGLLSDTQRSRVVIEKPFGRDYGSAQELNRIVQASAHESQVFRIDHYLGKETVQNILVLRFANTIFEPIWNRNYIASVEITAAETVGVEERAGYYESSGALRDMVQNHLTQMLALTTMEAPGRFEPEAIRNEKAKVLQAARLADELEPWNCCVRGQYGPGGTPARPLAGYRQEPGVSPNSTTETYVAMKLFIDNWRWQGVPFYLRTGKRLPKRMSEVVLTFREAPVHLFDAAGGSPTANQLILRIQPDEGAGFRFEVKSPGSGMRSRPVDMHFSYDESFGEPSDEGYVRLLADAMLGDPTLFTRGDEVEAAWRLYTPLLELIEDSPWQLPVHPYEARTWGPAASDNMLGRDGLMWRRP; this comes from the coding sequence ATGACCGTCACGCTCACCAATCCACTGAGGGTCGGGCTGCGCCAGGAGCGTGTGGTGTCGCCCCAGTGCCTGGTGATCTTCGGGGCAAGCGGTGACCTCACCCACCGCAAGCTGGTACCGGCCCTGTTCGAACTGTTCCGCCAGCGGCGGCTGCCCACCGAATTCGCGGTGCTGGGCTGTGCCCGTCGCCCCTGGAGCGACGAGGACTTCCGTGGCCACATGGCCGAGGCCCTCGGCGAGGTGGTCCACGAACACCGCAGTGCCTGGGATCAGTTCGCGTCCGGGCTGTTCTACGAACCAGTGGATCTGCAGCAACCCGATCACCTGGTGCGGCTCGCCCAGCGGCTGGAGGTGATCGACCGCCACAGGGCCACCCGCAACAACCGCACCTTCTACCTTTCGGTGTCGCCGAATTTCTACGGCAGCGGTTGCCGCGCCCTGGCCGCCGCCGGGCTGCTCAGCGATACCCAACGCAGCCGCGTGGTGATCGAGAAGCCCTTCGGCCGCGACTACGGCAGCGCCCAGGAGCTCAACCGGATCGTGCAGGCCAGCGCCCACGAGAGCCAGGTCTTCCGCATCGACCACTACCTGGGCAAGGAAACGGTCCAGAACATCCTCGTGCTGCGCTTCGCCAACACGATCTTCGAGCCGATCTGGAACCGGAACTACATCGCCAGTGTGGAGATCACCGCGGCAGAGACCGTGGGAGTGGAAGAGCGGGCGGGCTACTACGAAAGCTCCGGTGCGCTGCGGGACATGGTGCAGAACCACCTCACCCAGATGCTGGCCCTCACCACGATGGAGGCCCCCGGTCGCTTCGAGCCCGAGGCGATCCGCAACGAGAAGGCCAAGGTGCTGCAAGCCGCACGGCTGGCCGACGAGCTGGAGCCCTGGAACTGCTGCGTTCGCGGCCAGTACGGCCCCGGTGGCACTCCGGCCCGGCCCCTGGCGGGGTATCGACAGGAACCCGGTGTGAGCCCCAACAGCACCACCGAAACCTATGTGGCGATGAAGCTGTTCATCGACAACTGGCGCTGGCAGGGGGTTCCCTTCTATCTGCGCACCGGCAAACGCCTGCCCAAGCGCATGAGCGAGGTGGTGCTCACCTTCCGCGAAGCACCGGTGCACCTGTTCGACGCCGCCGGCGGCAGCCCCACCGCCAACCAGCTGATCCTGCGCATCCAGCCGGATGAAGGAGCCGGCTTCCGCTTCGAGGTGAAGTCGCCGGGATCGGGTATGCGCAGCCGGCCGGTGGACATGCACTTCTCCTATGACGAATCCTTCGGGGAACCGTCCGATGAGGGCTACGTTCGACTGCTCGCCGACGCCATGCTGGGGGACCCCACGCTGTTCACCCGCGGCGATGAGGTGGAAGCCGCCTGGCGGCTGTACACCCCCTTGCTGGAGCTGATCGAAGACAGCCCCTGGCAGCTGCCAGTCCACCCCTACGAGGCTCGGACCTGGGGACCGGCCGCCTCGGACAACATGCTCGGCCGCGATGGCCTGATGTGGCGCCGCCCCTGA
- a CDS encoding cAMP phosphodiesterase — protein sequence MRLTHCLHRLLLLAGALIIPAVSAAAPALAAPATESEMSLYTRIASVNVCIARGAGVEFDKAASIAGETIAQLIKGQHDGQIKQVGSKALTIEELRRGSVNSAVIGAVELCPKEVPPDVVKKVTDALKQQGGK from the coding sequence TTGCGCCTCACGCACTGCCTCCACCGACTCCTGTTGCTGGCTGGCGCACTCATCATTCCCGCCGTTTCCGCTGCCGCCCCCGCCCTGGCGGCACCCGCCACTGAAAGCGAGATGTCGCTTTACACCAGAATCGCCTCCGTCAATGTCTGCATTGCCCGCGGTGCCGGCGTCGAGTTCGACAAGGCGGCGAGCATCGCCGGTGAAACGATCGCCCAGCTGATCAAGGGTCAGCATGACGGTCAGATCAAGCAGGTGGGCTCCAAGGCTCTCACGATCGAGGAGCTGCGGCGCGGTTCGGTGAACTCCGCGGTGATCGGTGCCGTCGAGCTCTGCCCCAAGGAAGTGCCGCCTGATGTGGTCAAGAAGGTGACTGACGCCCTCAAGCAGCAGGGAGGCAAGTAA
- a CDS encoding GAP family protein — protein MTDATLWAELLAYGSGISLSPIHIGLLLLLLLGPDPLRRGGLFLLSWILTIATMMALLLTVGHGLLLTMEQGSDHRTGLDLIGAGALLALGIRDLLPTKAGGEEPAGWIRQLDRFCALPLPLLIGVSVAIEVISPDDLVLMAKGASALLAAGLGRGQELLLAGCFTLAASLLLLLPVLGVALGRERVLPLLQRGKQSLYANGELVMGTISLALAVYLAWQGIEGLKLA, from the coding sequence ATGACCGATGCCACGCTCTGGGCTGAGCTGCTGGCCTACGGCAGCGGCATCAGCCTCAGTCCGATCCACATCGGCCTGCTGCTGCTGCTGCTGCTCGGGCCCGATCCCCTGCGCCGGGGGGGGCTGTTCCTGCTGAGCTGGATCCTCACCATCGCCACGATGATGGCTCTTCTGCTGACTGTGGGTCACGGCCTGCTGCTCACCATGGAGCAGGGCAGTGACCACCGCACCGGCCTGGATCTGATCGGCGCCGGGGCTCTGCTGGCCCTGGGGATCAGGGATCTGCTGCCCACCAAGGCCGGAGGGGAAGAACCCGCCGGCTGGATCCGCCAGCTGGATCGCTTCTGCGCCCTGCCCCTGCCGCTGCTGATCGGCGTGAGTGTGGCGATCGAGGTGATCAGCCCCGACGACCTGGTGCTGATGGCCAAGGGCGCTTCCGCTCTTCTGGCCGCGGGTCTGGGTCGCGGCCAGGAGCTGCTGCTGGCGGGCTGCTTCACCCTGGCGGCCAGCCTGCTGCTGCTGCTGCCGGTGCTGGGGGTGGCCCTGGGCCGCGAGCGGGTGCTGCCGCTGCTGCAGCGGGGCAAGCAGAGTCTCTACGCCAACGGTGAGCTGGTGATGGGCACGATCAGCCTGGCCCTGGCGGTCTATCTGGCCTGGCAGGGCATCGAGGGGCTGAAGCTGGCCTAG
- a CDS encoding phycobilisome linker polypeptide has translation MRISTAALRQSDARMFTLVVQGLKAAGTRTAERCFSIPLSQMQTTLRMINQQGGRLLSVTPADQASAAPAPAPAPIAANAAAAPVTTPVKHEAPPVNLYKPKDPYIGTVLGNYSLLAEGAIGRVNHITFDLSEGNLHYVEGQSIGIIPDGVDANGKPHKLRLYSIASTRHGDNLEDKTVSLCVRQLQYEKDGETINGVCSTFLCDIEPGAKVKITGPVGKEMLLPPDEDANVIMLATGTGIAPMRAYLRRMFDPGERAKNPEYQFRGKAWLIMGVPTTPNLLYEEDFQNYLAEFPDNFRYTKAISREQQNPGGGRMYIQDRVAEHGDEIFTMIEDSKTHVYMCGLRGMEPGIDEAMSKAAAAKGLNWAELRPQLKKAERWHVETY, from the coding sequence ATGCGCATCTCGACCGCAGCGCTTCGTCAGTCCGATGCCCGCATGTTCACCCTTGTGGTGCAGGGCCTCAAAGCAGCTGGCACGCGCACGGCCGAGCGTTGCTTCAGCATCCCTCTCTCTCAGATGCAGACCACCCTGCGCATGATCAATCAACAGGGTGGTCGCCTGCTCTCGGTCACCCCAGCTGACCAGGCCTCGGCCGCCCCCGCTCCCGCGCCCGCCCCGATCGCTGCCAACGCCGCCGCCGCTCCCGTGACCACCCCCGTCAAGCACGAAGCTCCTCCCGTCAATCTCTACAAACCGAAGGATCCCTACATCGGCACCGTGCTCGGGAACTATTCCCTGCTGGCCGAAGGGGCGATCGGCCGGGTCAATCACATCACCTTCGATCTCTCCGAAGGCAATCTCCATTACGTCGAAGGCCAGAGCATCGGCATCATTCCCGACGGCGTTGATGCCAACGGCAAGCCTCACAAGCTCCGGCTCTACTCGATCGCCAGCACTCGCCACGGCGACAACCTCGAAGACAAGACCGTCTCGCTGTGTGTGCGTCAGCTCCAGTACGAGAAGGATGGGGAGACCATCAACGGTGTCTGCTCCACTTTCCTCTGCGATATCGAGCCCGGTGCCAAGGTTAAGATAACTGGCCCGGTGGGCAAGGAAATGCTCCTCCCCCCCGACGAGGACGCCAACGTGATCATGCTGGCCACGGGCACGGGCATCGCTCCGATGCGTGCCTACCTGCGCAGGATGTTCGATCCGGGTGAGCGGGCCAAGAATCCCGAGTATCAGTTCCGGGGCAAGGCCTGGCTGATCATGGGTGTCCCCACCACCCCGAACCTCCTTTATGAGGAGGATTTCCAGAACTACTTGGCCGAATTCCCCGACAACTTCCGCTACACCAAGGCGATCAGCCGCGAACAGCAGAACCCCGGCGGTGGCCGGATGTACATCCAGGACAGGGTCGCCGAGCATGGCGACGAGATCTTCACGATGATCGAGGATTCCAAGACCCACGTCTATATGTGCGGCCTGCGGGGCATGGAGCCCGGCATCGATGAGGCCATGAGCAAGGCCGCCGCCGCCAAGGGCCTCAACTGGGCCGAGCTTCGTCCCCAGCTCAAGAAGGCCGAACGCTGGCACGTGGAAACCTACTGA
- a CDS encoding histidine kinase codes for MISTILPAAKVPEAGKADSGTTAQGPLPARRRPLKLLLVAAPHHLASADLGGVLNYLETCDCGFDVALELANPALRPELLELHRLVATPALVKLEPPPRQVLAGNAVLDQLKGWLPRWQQLEVVSDLGMSLRPAEMDGSRTQRELQLEDQVLVLRQENETLIERLRVQERLLRMVAHELRTPLTAAKLALQSLQLGHINNTRCRDVLDRRLDDIEHLSKDLLEVGTTRWEALFNPQRLDLAPVTAEAILELEKLWVGRNLRLITDIPADLPDVFADQRRMRQVLLNLLENALKFTPDDGAVTLSLLHRTSQWVQVSVCDTGPGIPRGEQERIFLERVRLPQTSGTTSGFGVGLSVCRRIVEVHGGRIWVVSEPGEGACFHFTVPVWSGQNSPSQASP; via the coding sequence GTGATCTCCACGATCTTGCCTGCCGCCAAGGTGCCTGAAGCGGGGAAAGCCGACTCCGGCACAACGGCACAAGGGCCCCTCCCGGCCAGGCGCCGGCCGCTCAAGCTGCTGCTGGTGGCGGCCCCCCACCATCTCGCTTCCGCCGATCTGGGTGGAGTCCTCAACTACCTCGAAACCTGCGACTGCGGCTTCGATGTGGCCCTGGAGCTGGCCAATCCAGCCTTGCGCCCCGAGCTGCTGGAGCTGCACCGGCTGGTGGCCACCCCGGCCCTGGTGAAACTGGAGCCCCCCCCTCGCCAGGTGCTGGCTGGCAATGCCGTCCTGGATCAGCTGAAGGGCTGGCTGCCGCGCTGGCAGCAGCTGGAGGTGGTCAGCGATCTGGGCATGAGCCTGCGGCCCGCGGAAATGGATGGCAGCCGCACCCAGCGGGAGCTGCAGCTGGAAGATCAGGTGCTGGTGCTGCGTCAGGAGAACGAAACCCTGATCGAGCGCCTGCGGGTTCAGGAGAGGCTGCTGCGCATGGTGGCCCATGAGCTGCGCACCCCTCTCACTGCCGCCAAGCTGGCCCTGCAGAGCCTGCAGCTCGGGCACATCAACAACACCCGCTGCCGGGATGTGCTCGACCGCCGCCTCGATGACATCGAGCATCTCTCCAAGGACCTCCTGGAAGTGGGCACCACCCGCTGGGAAGCTCTCTTCAACCCCCAGCGGCTGGACCTGGCGCCGGTGACCGCGGAGGCGATCCTGGAGCTGGAGAAACTGTGGGTGGGGCGGAACCTGCGCCTGATCACCGACATTCCCGCCGACCTGCCGGATGTGTTTGCCGATCAACGGCGCATGCGCCAGGTGCTTCTGAATCTGCTGGAGAACGCGTTGAAATTCACCCCTGATGACGGCGCGGTGACTCTTTCGCTGTTGCACCGCACCAGTCAATGGGTTCAGGTGAGTGTCTGTGATACAGGTCCGGGAATTCCCCGCGGAGAGCAGGAGCGGATCTTCCTGGAGCGGGTACGGCTGCCTCAGACCTCGGGCACCACGTCTGGGTTCGGAGTGGGACTCTCCGTTTGTCGCCGCATCGTTGAAGTGCATGGCGGACGGATCTGGGTGGTCTCCGAGCCCGGTGAAGGAGCCTGCTTCCACTTCACCGTTCCGGTGTGGTCAGGACAGAACTCCCCCAGCCAGGCCTCGCCTTGA
- a CDS encoding SRPBCC family protein gives MAQLSVLTTPPIQGLLSSQDACSLDTIQQDMERLPQGARRLAVQLRLELPPQQIWAVLTDYENLSRFIPNLSTSRLLWRRGSTVGLEQVGCQQFCGLRFTARVELELREHHDDGLLSFSMRQGDFRRFEGAWQVSGEPGGSRLLYELTVQGRQGMPIGLIEQRLREDLAANLRAVQQEALRRAAQA, from the coding sequence TTGGCGCAACTTTCGGTTCTGACAACCCCTCCCATCCAGGGCCTGCTCAGCAGCCAGGACGCCTGTTCGCTGGACACGATCCAGCAGGACATGGAGCGACTGCCTCAGGGAGCCCGTCGTCTGGCGGTTCAGCTCCGCCTCGAGCTCCCTCCCCAGCAGATCTGGGCCGTGCTCACCGACTACGAGAATCTCAGCCGCTTCATCCCCAACCTTTCCACCTCCCGTCTGCTCTGGCGACGGGGAAGCACCGTGGGCCTGGAACAGGTGGGTTGTCAGCAGTTCTGCGGCCTGCGCTTCACGGCCCGCGTCGAACTGGAACTGCGGGAGCATCACGACGATGGCCTGCTCAGCTTCAGCATGCGCCAGGGAGATTTTCGTCGTTTCGAGGGGGCCTGGCAGGTCAGCGGCGAACCCGGTGGCTCCCGGTTGCTCTACGAACTCACCGTGCAGGGGCGCCAGGGCATGCCGATCGGGCTGATCGAGCAGCGGCTTCGCGAAGACCTGGCTGCCAACCTGCGCGCCGTCCAACAGGAAGCTCTGCGCCGCGCCGCACAGGCCTGA